In Candidatus Poribacteria bacterium, the DNA window CAAAATCGGCTCCGATGGTCTAATTTATCCACATGTCAGTATTCGAGAAGAAATAATTATCGGCGACCGAGTGATCATCCACTGCGGCGCGGTGATTGGCAGCGACGGTTTCGGATTCGCGCCCGTTAGCAACCGACACCACAAAATCCCTCAAATCGGAACTGTAGTCATTGAAGACGATGTTGAAATTGGAGCGAATACTACCATTGATAGAGCAACCCTCTCCGAAACACTTATCAAACGCGGCACCAAATTGGATAATCTCGTCCAAATCGCACACAATGTTGTTATCGGAGAAGATTGTTGTCTCGCCGCGCAAGTGGGTATCGCTGGCAGCACGACGATCGGGGACCGCGTAAATATCGCTGGGCATGGCGGCGCAGCAGGACATCTGACACTCGGCGCAGACAGTGTCGTTTATGCCAAATCCGCAGTTACAAAGGACATGCCCGCTGGCAGTCATCTGTCTGGATTCCCCGCACGTCCTCACAAACAGGAACTCCGGATTCACGCGGCGACTCGGAAATTGCCAGAACTGCTCCCCGAATTCACGAAACTCCAAAAACGGGTTGCGGAACTGGAAGCGAAGCTTCAAGAACTGGAGGATAAATCGTAGGCAGATCACCGAAAACAGAGACTTCAATTTTTTTCGGTTTCTATGCGAACCTTCTTTTTCCACTGTATCTCCTCTCTTTCAAGCAACACTATAGTCGGTGTGCTGGCAGTATGGAACGCATCTCGGTATCCGTTATCCCTAACAGATTATCCTTCAATGCTCACGATCAGAAAAAATGAAGACATTGATCGCGTATGTTGAGTTGGCGCGTCCACTTAACGGAATCATCGCCTTCATCTCTGCATGGCTCGGTGGAATGTTTGCCAGCCAAGGTAACGTGGAACACCTCGTCGATATCCGACTGCTGTTGGTTTCCGTTGCTGCGCTTGTTGTGATCTCTGCCGGAAACGCCATTAACGATTACTGTGATTACGACATCGACCGAATCAATCGCCCACGGCGACCGCTCCCTTCTGGACGCATTCGGCGTTCCAATGCCCTAATTTTTGCAATCATCCTTACGGCAATCGGCATCTATCTGGGAACCCGTATCAACAGAAATTCGACAGCCATTGCTATCCTCGTGTCGGTCGCCCTTGCAAGTTATGCTTTTTGGTTGAAACGCACCCCTTTTGTCGGCAATTTAGTCGTCAGTGGATTAACGGGTTTAACCTTCATTGCTGGCGGTGTAGCGATAGATTCGGTGCAAGGCACACTCATTCCAGCAATCTTTGCCTTTTTGTTCACAACGGCGCGGGAAATCGTCAAAGACCTTGAGGATACGGAAGGGGACGAGAAAAATAACGCGAAAACGCTTGCGACCCTTAACCCACGGATCGCAGTCTGGGCAGCCATCGGTTTCATGGCATCTGTTATTTTGTTTAGCCCCCTCCCTTATGTATTCGGTTGGTATTCATGGCACTACTTGATTGTCGTTTTCATCGGTGTTGATGTGGTACTCATCGGTTTGGCAATTCGTCTGTGTCAAGATGCTTCCAAAGAGAGTTGTGCATCCATTCAACGTTGGATGAAATGGGATATATTCGTCGGACTCGGCGCGATCTATCTCGGAACGTTTTTATGATAAACTACGACAAGGTCATCGTTTTCTTAGAGAAGGAGAGCTCAGCGGCAGATGCCGTTTCCCGTTTTAAGCAAGCGTATCATACCTTCTGTAAAACGGATACATGGTCCCCCGCATATCAGGTATTTGTCACAGGTTGGCAGCGGCTTGACGGGGTTATGTTGTTAGAACCGGAGGACACGTTTGACAATGGCTACCGAGTTCATCTCACAACGACAACGGAACGAAGTTTGAGAGAACTCCTCCTCGCCTTTCCGAGACGCTATACAGGGCTGTTTCATATCAACGAAAAATGGATAGAAAACAGAATCCACGATGTTGTAGAAGGCGACGTAATTCAGACTGATACAGGTTCCTATTATCGGGGTATCAAACGCGGCAGCAGCACCAGTGCGGAACAACGAACCGTCACAAAACGGAAGGATACAGTCGTATCGCACATTCACAAATTGGCCTCTTTGCGGGGGAAACTTGAACACTCCGAATTTATTGTCGAAGGTCCTCTGATAGTAGAAAGAGCCGTCACAGATGGACTCCCAATTAAAACGATTCTCTATACGACCGGATTTGTGGCAACCCCCGAAGGGAAAGTTTTGCTCACGCGGGCAGCATCAGAAAACCTATCTGTTTATCAGGTCAATGATGGCATGATGGGTTCAATTACGACAACACGGCCCGTGCCATCCATAATCGCTTCGGTTCATCTCAGCTATCCGAACTTCCTTTCGGCATCCGGAAGTCTCAATTTTCACTGTAGTCCAAGATGTGTATTGCTCATCGCAGAGAATATTGGAAATCCTGACAATCTTGGAATGACGTTACGGACAGCCGACGCAGCGGGCGTATCCGGAGTCCTCTTGAGTGATAGCGGCGCGAGTCCTTTTCATAAAAACTGCATCCGTGCTTCCCGAGGGGCAGTCGGTCGCTTGCCTTTATTTTTTACACGAGACATCTGCGATGCGATTGATGCACTCCGTGTCTCAGGTTGGCAAGTGTTGGGAGCCACAGCGAGTGCCACAAACCAACTGCATGAAATGGAATTTATACGCCCCACGGCTATCGTCGTAGGTAACGAGAATACAGGGCTCTCTGCTGATGCCCGGGACTGCTGCCCCCAATTAGTTCGCATTCCCATGGCATCAGGGCAATCATCACTGAATGTAGGTGTCGCGGCAGGTATTCTGCTCTATGAACTCACGCGACACCACAGAATTTGACAAATCGACATAAATATGATAGAATTTTTAAGGTAACTGATGCGCTATAAGTCCCCACTATCAGAAAGGGCATAGCATTTAAACCGATATTTAGCATAGTCAAAGAAGGAAAATCGCATTTGAGATCGAATTGGGTTCTTAACTACTTTCACGAGGTATTGAAAAAGCACCATGCTGGTTATTTCGTTCTAATTGATCCGGAGCAGTGTGAAATTGGAAGATGCGTTAAACTTGCAAGCGAAATAGAGGCGGCGGGGGCAGACGCGATTTTGCTCGGTGGCAGTTTTTTAACGAGCGATTTGCACCACGTCGCGAAAGCCCTTAAGCAGGAAACAGAACTCCCACTGGTGTTATTTCCGGGCGATTCGATGCACCTCACTCCGCATGCCGATGCGATTCTGTATATCAGTCTCATAAGTGGACGCAATCCGAACTATCTCATTGGCGAACAGGTCAAAGCGGCACCGCGGATACAACGTTACGCGCTTACCCCCATTCCAACGGGCTATATGCTGATTGAAGGCGGCAACAAAACCGCAGTTGAATTTATGAGTGGCACAATGCCCATCCCACGCGATAAACCCGATATTGCGGGACCGCACGCATTGGCTGCCCAGTATCTCGGTATGCAAATGGTATATCTGGAGGCGGGGAGTGGTGCTGAACACTCCGTTCCAGAAGCGATGATCACAACAGTGAAAAATCAAATTAGCATCCCACTCATCGTCGGTGGAGGCATCCGCACACCAGAAATTGCTGCACAGAAGGTAGAAGCAGGGGCGGATTTCATCGTTACAGGGAACATTCTCGAAGAAAACGGATCCCTCGAACTGATGCGGGAATTTGCTAACGCCGTTCATGACTAAAATGGACGACTCAAACAAATGTGCTTTCCAAGCACACCTCAAGAAGGACAGAAGGACTTCATTATGGCTGAAGTGAAAGAAATACACATAGAAACAGAAAAAGAGACAGAAACGGAAGCATCTACTGATAGCACTTCCAGCACTGGTAAAGAAAAAACAATTGCCGAACGAATGCGAGAAATCGCGGAGACGGCACTTGATACAGTCAAATCGGAAGTAAAAAAGGAGATAGAAGAACGCATCGCGCCTGTAGAAAAAACAGCTGCCAACCTCACCTCCGAAGTCAAAGAAGAAGTTGAAGCGATCGTGCAAAGGGTGCGCGAGCAATACGAAGCAGAACGCGAAGACTTATTGCACACAGAAATCGAAAAAGAGGTAGAAACCGCTGTCCAACAGGTCCATGAGGAATATAAAGCGGAACGCGATCGTCTTCTACGCACAGCAGCAGAAGCTGAGAATACCAAAAAACGCCTGCAAGTGGATTATCAACGGCAACTCAAATTCGCCAATGAGGGAATTTTAGAAGGAATGATCCCGGTCCTGGACAGTCTGGAAGCCGCGATCAAAAGTACAGCAGAACAAGGCGAAACGAGCGATGCGTCGCACGCCTTCACGACCTTCAACGAAGGCGTGCAACTCGTTCATAAACAATTCTTAGATGCCCTCAGAATCCACGGACTAACCTCCATTGAAGCAGTTGGTGAAATGTTCGATCCAAATCAGCACGAGGCACTCTTGGTCACAGCATCGGACGATGTCCCAGAGGGAAAAATTATTGAAGAATTTCGGCGTGGCTACATGTTGCATACCCGTGTTCTACGCGCCTCTCAAGTTGTCGTCTCCCAGGGACCCGCCGAAGAAGACGCATCAGACGACGTGTCGGATGATACAGATGCTACTGATACTACCGAATAGCGACAGGAAGGACAATATATGACGCAAAAACGCGACTATTATGAGATTCTGAACGTCAATCGTGATGCCGATGCAGACGGAATAAAAAAGGCGTATCGCAAACTCGCCATACAATTCCATCCGGACAAAAATCCGGGCGATAAAGTCGCCGAAGATAAATTTAAGGAAGCCACAGAGGCGTATGAAGTCCTGCAAGACGCTGAGAAACGGGCCCGTTATGATAGGTTCGGGCACGCAGGACTGGAGGGCATGGGAACTGACTTCGGAGACCTTGGGATAAACCTTGACGACGTTTTCGGTGATGTTTTTGGCGACCTCTTTAGTGGATTCGGTAATCCGCGGCGTTCCCCCAAACACGGACGCAGTTTACAATACAACCTTGAGGTAACACTGGAAGACGTTATCCATGGCAAGGAAGTCACAATCCAAGTGCCACGAATTGAATCGTGCCCTACCTGTGAAGGCAGTGGTGCGAAAAAAGGCACACGGCCTACACGGTGTCCGCAATGTCACGGCAGGGGTCAAATCAGTCAATCACAAGGTTTTTTCACAATGTCCCGAACGTGTCCGAGATGCCGGGGAGAAGGCACCATTATTACAGAGCCTTGTCAGTCCTGCAACGGAAGAGGCGTTGTCCGGAACACGCGTGAGCTTAAGGTAAATATTGAAAAAGGCGTTGATACAGGCTTCAAGTACCAACTCCGCGGTGAAGGCGAAATCGGTATAAACGGGGCACCCCCGGGTGATTTGTTTGTTGTCATTAATGTCGAACCCCACGAACGTTTTCAACGGGATCGCAATGACCTGATTACATCCGCCAAAATCTCGTTTGTCCAAGCCACCCTCGGTGGGAACATTGAAGTTGATAGTATCGATGGAAAAGAGGAATTGCACATCCCGCCGGGTACACAGTGGGGTTCACACCTCCGTATTCCTAACAAGGGGGTGCCACATTACAGACGCTCCTATTCAGGGGATCTGGTCGTGAGAGTAGAGATCGAAACACCAAAGCATCTCAGCACGGAACAGCGAAGAAAGTTAGAAGAATTTGCGACACTGCGTGGAGAAGACCACCAGAGCGAACACGGCGGATTCTGGGATAAACTGCTCGGTAGACATGATGACGAAGACCCCGAATAGAATCTACCGGTCCGTAGGGGCTGGGGGATAAGGTAGAAACGTGGTAAATATGGACTGGGTAAGAATCACGGTAACGACCTCTCAAGAGGCATCAGAAGCCGTTGCGAACCTTCTCTTTGAATTAAAGGCAATCGGCGTTGAGTTCAAAGAGAAGAAGGCATCCACGGTAGACCTCATTGCCCATTACCCTTTAGATGACCGAGTTGATGCCCGGACGCAGAAATTGCGCGACTTCCTTACGGAGCTGCCAACATGGGGTATCCAACCACACCCAGCGACGATTGATCTAAAACATGTCAAATCCGAGAAATGGGAAGAGGCATGGAAAGCCGCCTTCCCACCACAACGTGTTGGCAACAGGATCGTCATTGCCCCGACATGGAGTGAGATCTCCGACAACAAAACGGAAATCTTGATTCAACTCGATCCGGGCATGGCATTCGGGACAGGTTACCATCCCACCACACGACTTTCCCTCGAATTATTGGAACGCACCGTCGATCCACATCATCACGTTGCTGACATCGGGACGGGTTCGGGTATCTTAACAATTGCTGCTATCAAGTTAGGGGCGGCACACGTTGACGCGATTGAAATTGATTCGACAGCTCTCCCCGTTGCAGCAGCCAATTTTCAGTCAAATCGTGTGGCATCGCAGGTGTGTTTATCTCAAGGCGATGGACTCAAAGGAAGCGCAAACAGATACCATCTCATCGTTGGTAACATCTTAACGAAGGCAATTCTCCCAATGATTCCGTTCTGCGCACAACGGCTCTATCCCGATGGAATCGTCATTTTTTCTGGGATTTTAGAGACTGAACTCGCGCACGTTAAGTCGGTTTTAGAAGCACATCAGTTTCAATGTCTTGACATCATCAGTGAAGCAGAAGATAAAGTTACGTGGATAGGAATCAAAGCCATCCTGAGTCCCGCCGATAGGTCGTAGCCCTGTTTCACTTACTATCTTGTGCTTGCGGGTCCTCGTTAGACAACCCGTGGCAGAGGTTGCACCGACCGAGATTGAGATGCGGCATCGTTGGTGATTTTTCATCGCCTCTTAAGTGACACTTCAGACACTCAACCGCTTCCTCTGAACCGCGATGCACCTCGATATTAGAACGGGCGGGTGCAGCATTAAAAAAAAGAATAACCATCACAATCGCAAAGATAAGACCAATAACGCTGACAATAACAAAAAGCGTTCTGGGACTGGCTTGTTCCGTTGGCATAGCGTTAAAATGAAACTCCTTACTTGAAAAACGGAAAGAGGGTGGGGATATTTTCTGGGGTGAGTGCGGAACCGTATTCGCATCCCTCAAATGCCTCAGCATACTTGATTTGCGCTCCCACTTCTTCACCATAGAGTGCTATTAGCAAATCTCGATGCTTTTCAGCAACATCTCGAAAACGATTTAGCAAGCGTTCAGCGAGCCAAGCACGCCGTTCCGAGGCACCCGTAGGGACGGTATCTAACGATCCACTGTTGTAAGGCAGCCACTCGTAAAACTGCGATACGTGACAGTGGAGCATATCAATCTTCTGTTCAACGACAGCATCAATACCAACAACGACATCGGGTGCGAACGGATAGGGTTTCATGAAACCATCGCTCAAATAAGCGATAACAGGGTTTTTCTCCAAATGCGGTGTGAGGGCACAGATGTTCGGCACAGTCACCATGTATGCCGCGTCTTGAACCAAGGTTGACGTATACCGATGGTCAGGGTGATAATCGTTGGGTCGGTGGGTTATAATTAAATCTGGCTGGAATTCACGAATCGTGCGAATAAGCTTATATCGGTTTTCTAACGTCGGCATGAGTTCGCCATCGTGATTGTCCAATAACGCATATTCAATACCGACGACTTCAGCGGCGGCTTGTGCTTCTCTATATCGCCGCTGCGCCAAAGGACCGCCACCCATTTCGTGATGCCCCGCATCGCCGTTCGTAACAGAGACAAATTGAACGCGATGCCCCCGTTGGACATATAAGGCAGCGATACCTCCCGCTTTAATATCACAATCATCGGGATGTGCACCGAAAACCAGAATATTGAGTGGCGTTGTTTGCGAATTTATATCAGAAATCTGTTCAGTTGGCATTTTTAGGTGTCCTTTGAAAAATCG includes these proteins:
- the lpxD gene encoding UDP-3-O-(3-hydroxymyristoyl)glucosamine N-acyltransferase yields the protein MCMKLKEICERLDGDLSGDGDIEITGVSGIKEALPSQITFVANPKYLAAIATTQAGAIIIGRGVNGNGKPTICVENPYWAFVKVIEMFAWDKNERALPGVHETAILGKNVKLGERVSIQAFAYIADNVEIGDDTVIQPFVHIGEGTKIGSDGLIYPHVSIREEIIIGDRVIIHCGAVIGSDGFGFAPVSNRHHKIPQIGTVVIEDDVEIGANTTIDRATLSETLIKRGTKLDNLVQIAHNVVIGEDCCLAAQVGIAGSTTIGDRVNIAGHGGAAGHLTLGADSVVYAKSAVTKDMPAGSHLSGFPARPHKQELRIHAATRKLPELLPEFTKLQKRVAELEAKLQELEDKS
- a CDS encoding RNA methyltransferase → MGYIRRTRRDLSRNVFMINYDKVIVFLEKESSAADAVSRFKQAYHTFCKTDTWSPAYQVFVTGWQRLDGVMLLEPEDTFDNGYRVHLTTTTERSLRELLLAFPRRYTGLFHINEKWIENRIHDVVEGDVIQTDTGSYYRGIKRGSSTSAEQRTVTKRKDTVVSHIHKLASLRGKLEHSEFIVEGPLIVERAVTDGLPIKTILYTTGFVATPEGKVLLTRAASENLSVYQVNDGMMGSITTTRPVPSIIASVHLSYPNFLSASGSLNFHCSPRCVLLIAENIGNPDNLGMTLRTADAAGVSGVLLSDSGASPFHKNCIRASRGAVGRLPLFFTRDICDAIDALRVSGWQVLGATASATNQLHEMEFIRPTAIVVGNENTGLSADARDCCPQLVRIPMASGQSSLNVGVAAGILLYELTRHHRI
- a CDS encoding geranylgeranylglyceryl/heptaprenylglyceryl phosphate synthase, whose amino-acid sequence is MRSNWVLNYFHEVLKKHHAGYFVLIDPEQCEIGRCVKLASEIEAAGADAILLGGSFLTSDLHHVAKALKQETELPLVLFPGDSMHLTPHADAILYISLISGRNPNYLIGEQVKAAPRIQRYALTPIPTGYMLIEGGNKTAVEFMSGTMPIPRDKPDIAGPHALAAQYLGMQMVYLEAGSGAEHSVPEAMITTVKNQISIPLIVGGGIRTPEIAAQKVEAGADFIVTGNILEENGSLELMREFANAVHD
- the grpE gene encoding nucleotide exchange factor GrpE; protein product: MCFPSTPQEGQKDFIMAEVKEIHIETEKETETEASTDSTSSTGKEKTIAERMREIAETALDTVKSEVKKEIEERIAPVEKTAANLTSEVKEEVEAIVQRVREQYEAEREDLLHTEIEKEVETAVQQVHEEYKAERDRLLRTAAEAENTKKRLQVDYQRQLKFANEGILEGMIPVLDSLEAAIKSTAEQGETSDASHAFTTFNEGVQLVHKQFLDALRIHGLTSIEAVGEMFDPNQHEALLVTASDDVPEGKIIEEFRRGYMLHTRVLRASQVVVSQGPAEEDASDDVSDDTDATDTTE
- the dnaJ gene encoding molecular chaperone DnaJ, whose product is MTQKRDYYEILNVNRDADADGIKKAYRKLAIQFHPDKNPGDKVAEDKFKEATEAYEVLQDAEKRARYDRFGHAGLEGMGTDFGDLGINLDDVFGDVFGDLFSGFGNPRRSPKHGRSLQYNLEVTLEDVIHGKEVTIQVPRIESCPTCEGSGAKKGTRPTRCPQCHGRGQISQSQGFFTMSRTCPRCRGEGTIITEPCQSCNGRGVVRNTRELKVNIEKGVDTGFKYQLRGEGEIGINGAPPGDLFVVINVEPHERFQRDRNDLITSAKISFVQATLGGNIEVDSIDGKEELHIPPGTQWGSHLRIPNKGVPHYRRSYSGDLVVRVEIETPKHLSTEQRRKLEEFATLRGEDHQSEHGGFWDKLLGRHDDEDPE
- the prmA gene encoding 50S ribosomal protein L11 methyltransferase encodes the protein MDWVRITVTTSQEASEAVANLLFELKAIGVEFKEKKASTVDLIAHYPLDDRVDARTQKLRDFLTELPTWGIQPHPATIDLKHVKSEKWEEAWKAAFPPQRVGNRIVIAPTWSEISDNKTEILIQLDPGMAFGTGYHPTTRLSLELLERTVDPHHHVADIGTGSGILTIAAIKLGAAHVDAIEIDSTALPVAAANFQSNRVASQVCLSQGDGLKGSANRYHLIVGNILTKAILPMIPFCAQRLYPDGIVIFSGILETELAHVKSVLEAHQFQCLDIISEAEDKVTWIGIKAILSPADRS
- a CDS encoding PIG-L family deacetylase, producing the protein MNSQTTPLNILVFGAHPDDCDIKAGGIAALYVQRGHRVQFVSVTNGDAGHHEMGGGPLAQRRYREAQAAAEVVGIEYALLDNHDGELMPTLENRYKLIRTIREFQPDLIITHRPNDYHPDHRYTSTLVQDAAYMVTVPNICALTPHLEKNPVIAYLSDGFMKPYPFAPDVVVGIDAVVEQKIDMLHCHVSQFYEWLPYNSGSLDTVPTGASERRAWLAERLLNRFRDVAEKHRDLLIALYGEEVGAQIKYAEAFEGCEYGSALTPENIPTLFPFFK